One stretch of Cricetulus griseus strain 17A/GY unplaced genomic scaffold, alternate assembly CriGri-PICRH-1.0 unplaced_scaffold_198, whole genome shotgun sequence DNA includes these proteins:
- the LOC100768500 gene encoding LOW QUALITY PROTEIN: centrin-1 (The sequence of the model RefSeq protein was modified relative to this genomic sequence to represent the inferred CDS: inserted 1 base in 1 codon) — protein MASNLRKPNVASTSYKRKVGPKPELTEDQKQEVREAFDLFDSDGSGTIDVKELKVALRALGFEPRKEEMTKMISEVDKEATGKISXNDFLAVMTQKMAEKDTKEEILKAFRLFDDDETGKISFRNLKRVANELGENLTDEELQEMIDEADRDGDGEVNEEEFLKIMKKTNLY, from the exons ATGGCGTCCAACTTAAGGAAGCCAAATGTGGCCTCCACCAGCTACAAGAGAAAGGTGGGTCCTAAGCCTGAGCTCACTGAAGACCAGAAGCAAGAAGTTCGGGAAGCCTTTGACCTCTTTGATTCTGATGGGAGCGGAACCATCGACGTGAAAGAGTTGAAGGTGGCCCTGAGAGCACTAGGCTTTGAACCTAGGAAGGAAGAGATGACGAAAATGATTTCAGAAGTAGACAAAGAGGCCACAGGAAAGATCA TCAATGACTTCTTGGCTGTAATGACTCAGAAGATGGCAGAGAAAGATACCAAAGAAGAAATTCTGAAGGCTTTCAGGTTGTTTGATGATGATGAAACCGGGAAAATCTCGTTCAGAAACCTCAAGCGTGTGGCCAATGAGCTGGGGGAAAACCTCACGGACGAGGAGCTGCAGGAAATGATCGACGAAGCTGATCGTGACGGCGATGGAGAAGTGAACGAGGAAGAGTTTCTTAAGATCATGAAAAAGACCAATCTTTATTAA